Proteins encoded within one genomic window of Ovis aries strain OAR_USU_Benz2616 breed Rambouillet chromosome 1, ARS-UI_Ramb_v3.0, whole genome shotgun sequence:
- the LOC101112774 gene encoding small ribosomal subunit protein uS15-like: MGRMHAPGKGGSQLPLPYRPSVPTWLKLTSDDMKEQIYKLAKKGLTPSQIGVILRDSHGVAQVHFVTGNKILRILKFRGLAPDLPEDLYHLIKKAVAVRKHLERNGKDKDAKFHLILIESRIHRLSPYYKPKRLLPPNWKYESSTASALVA, encoded by the coding sequence ATGGGTCGCATGCATGCTCCTGGGAAGGGCGGGTCCCAGTTGCCTCTGCCCTACCGCCCCAGCGTCCCCACCTGGCTGAAGCTCACCTCTGACGACATGAAGGAGCAGATCTACAAACTGGCCAAGAAGGGCCTGACTCCTTCACAGATCGGTGTGATCCTGAGAGACTCTCATGGTGTTGCGCAAGTACATTTTGTGACAGGCAACAAAATCTTGAGAATTCTTAAGTTCAGAGGACTTGCTCCTGATCTCCCTGAAGATCTCTATCATTTAATTAAGAAAGCTGTTGCTGTTCGAAAGCATCTTGAGAGGAACGGAAAGGATAAAGATGCTAAATTCCATCTGATTCTGATTGAGAGCCGTATTCACCGGTTGTCTCCATACTACAAGCCCAAACGACTCCTACCCCCCAATTGGAAATACGAGTCATCCACAGCTTCTGCCCTGGTTGCATAA